The genomic interval TCGTCTAATCCAAAAATTTTTGATGTAAAAAAGACCCACATTATTACATGGTAGCTAAGAAATAGAATGATAATACTGCTTAAATATTTTAGATATATTTTACTTTTCATTGCGCAATTATAGTATAAAAAAAGAAAGAGTTTTTAATTTCATTCCAACAGCTGTTCTAAATGCTCTTCTGGAACGTTTACTCTCTCTAATAGAACAAAATAACTCTTCTGTATAACGGTGTAGAATTTTATATAATTTATAGTTGAAGTATATTTTGTTAAAATTCTTATAATGCTCTAAAAGTAACTCTAAAGTTTTGATGGTATCTTCATCTTTTAATATTTCAAGAGATAAAAATGATTCACAATCTTTTGCCCTGATATTTGCAACTTTCATACGAAGATTCTTCTTATAACGTAACCTTTGGAATATATTCGTAGGTATAATATCCCCTTGATGTGTAACTTGGCCTTCATATTTTCTGTAGTATGTCATTGGTTCTTCAGTATAGGTTATGTGTCCATAAGTAGATGCTACATATCCTATCCAAATATCATGATAACTCATTTGTTCAGGAATAGGAAGAATATACTTAACAAGTTCTTGTTTGAACATCATTGTATTTCCAGAAACAAAATTATTTAAAAAGAAAGCTTTATTACATCTACCTTTACAAAGATTACTTTTTGGACGCACAAGCTGTGTACCAGTTTCTTTTGAATCTTTATCCATGATTAAAGCATCTGAATAGATTAAAACATTATCATCTAATTCATTATAAAACTTTTCCAGTTTATTTTGCTTCCAAATATCATCTTGATCTGCTAAAGCAATAAAATCTCCTGAACATAAAGCAATTGTTTTTTCGAAGTTTTTTAAAAATCCTAAATTTTTTTCATTTTTATACAATTTAATACGTGGATCGATATTTTGATAGTTTTCAATAATTTGTACAGTGGAGTCAGTTGAACAATCATCTGATATTATGATTTCTAGATTTTTATATGTTTGGTCTAAAATAGAATCTAGCTGTTCTTGTAAATATTTTTCTCCATTATATGTACACATTGCTATTGAAATTAATGGTTGACTCATTCTTTTATATTCCTTTGGACGCTATTGTAGTATGTTGTTATTGTTAAAGAGATTAAAACTAGAAATATTGTTCCAAGTTGATTGAGAACAAAAAAGTAGTTGACAAACATATAAAGCATGAAATTAATTAGCAAAATGCTGTTTAGAGATTTCCATTGAAGATCTGGAATTCTTGATTTGTAAAGAGAATAAAATATATTTAGCAAAATAAAAAATCCAACAAGACCAAATTGAATGAGGTGGTCTAGATATTCATTATGTAATGTTTGCATCCCTGGTGACATTGGATTTCTAAAAACGAGAAGATTATCTTTTTGCTGCTTGGATACATTGAGGTCTTCGATAGTTTTTATAGCAAGATCAATATGTTCTTGAGTTCCATGACCAATAAATGGCTTTTGTAAAAAAAGTTGAAAGCCAATGAGATTCATGCCAATTCTCGAACCAGTAGAACCGGCATATTCATTATTGTTAATAGCAAGATGAAGTTGTTTGTAGATATTGGTTATACGTTTATGGAAAGTTGAACTATAGGTAAAAGCTAATGTATTAATAATAATTACAGAACTGATAAATAGTAATATTATTTTTTTATTTATCTGAAAAGATTGATACAAAACTATAAATACAGTTATAAAATAGAGGATATAAGAAGATTTAGAATCAAGTATAAAAATAGTAAAAGTTGAAATTAAAAAGAGTATCAAATACGGAGCTTTTTTTAGATTCGAACTTTTTGTTGTCAGTTCATATAAACTTAATCCAATTGCAATAATTATTAGTAATGAATATTGTGAATAGGTATAAAAAAATGGGACATATTTACCATAGCCAGTTATATGTATAAAAGGTATGGTAAAGTCTGTGAACATGAATAAACTTGTAACCTCACTGATAAATATTGCCAGTAGAAAAGCATTTTTTAGCTTATCTTTGAAAGGGTCTTGAATAATTGTCAAAAAAATAATGCTATAAAACAGATATTTATACGTTTTTAGTTTCCAGAGCATAGTGTCAATTTGTTCACTATTTAGGGACCATAAAATATACATAACAAAAAAAAGTAATATTGATTGAAATACTCTATGTTTAAGGGCAAATAGCAGTTTTTCTTTAATTTGACCACTAAATAGATATAATAAAACTATAATATTCAAGATAGTTGTTGAAAAATGTATATTGAAAGGTAATAGGAATATATATAGTATTAAAAAGTAATTAATAAGAGTGGTGACTTTTTCATGGATGGTTTGCATATAATGCCTTTTTAAGAAAAGTAAAATTTTCATTTATTATAGCTTTAATGGCTAATTCACTCCAATGTGAATCATCTGGATAATAAACATTTAGAGTACCTTTTAGTAAAAGTTGTTCTAAAATCTTCTTTGTATCTATAAAAATGTATTCTTTGGGTAGTTTTCGAATTATTTTAAAAAAAAGATTTTTACGATAAGGATTGTTTTTAATATATGGATAATATAAATCATATTTGTCGACAGTCGGCATAAAAATTAACTTTACATCGATGCTTTTTAATAGTATAGCTAAATGATTGAGGTTTTGGTTAAGCATAAAAATATTTTCTTGTGTATTATATGGAAGAGATAAAATATCTTCATGGTGAATAAGTAGTTTATCAGAAAAATTTTCTGGAGAGAAAAGATTTTTATTGAGTTCTAACAACATAACGTCAGGATGAAAATGTACTTTCTTTTTTGATTGGTAGTTATAATAAGGAAATTTATAATTAGCAGTACTGATAAAATTAATCTTTGGTATATAAGAATCGTATTGTCTTGAGGAACGAATAACTTTGTTTATATCTATATCGTTAAAAGAATAATCAAATTTTTTAGCATAGCGCTGAACACAAAACCGTTCTACACTTTGGATAATTACAAATTTAACATGGTGTTGTTTTAACCATCCATTGTTGTAAAGTGCTATAACTGGTTTGAATGTATTGACACTATGGTCTCTTGTATCAAGAATATTCAAAACTGAAGCATTGTAGTCAGTTGCTAAATAGTCTTGATAATATGGGTTTTTACCTCCTGTAGCAGCATTTGAAAAGGAATCACCTAGTGTCAATATATCAATTTTTTTATCACTAGTGTATTGCTCTTTATTAAGATGTTTTTTGGGTAGTGTATATTCAAGTTTTCTTGGGTAAAGTGCATCTACTTGATAACCAACGCGAGCAATATCTCCAATATATAAATAGTCTTTTCTATCAAATATTTTTGATGTATAAAATGTATATATATACAAATGATATAAGCTAAAGAGGATAACTATAAGAATAGTAAAAAAAACAAATTTTTTATAAGGTTTTTTTTTCATTTATATACTATTTATTCCCAAAAAGTTTTTGAAAAACTTGATCATTTGTAATTGCATCACTGGCTTTATAGCTCCAATGAGTATCATCACTATAGTAAAGATCAAGCGTATTATGACTTAGTTTGTCTTTTAAAATTTTTTCACTGTCTATAAAAAGATACTCTTTTTTCAGTGGGTTGATTAATTTAAAAAATAAATTTTTTTGGAATTTATTATTTTCAATATAATCATAGTAAACATCATATTTATCTGGTGCGACTAAAAAAAGTAATTTTATATTAAGAGGTTTTAAAATTTTTGCTAAGTGGTTGAAATTTTTATTGATCAGCATAACACGTTTAGGGTCATTTTTGATATTTTGTACATCAGAATAGTGAAAAAGTAGATTCGTTTTATATGTAGGTGTAGAGAAAAGCGGTTTATTTAATGTCATTTTGACAACATCTTTTTGAGCTCTTTGATTAAAAGTATATTTAATTCCATAATAGAGAAACTTGTAGTTTGCCGTATTAATCTGCTTTAGATTTGGTATATAAGAATCGTTTGTTTTTATAGAAGTAATCAGAGGAGTTATATTAAACTGTTTTTGAGTCCAATCAAAATCTTTTGCAAAACGTTCATACACACCTCTTTGAGCACTTTCTATAATTATAAGTTTCGGTTTATGCGTTTGAAGCCAGCCATTGTTATATAATGAAACAATAGTTTCAAAAAGACGATGACCCTGATTTGTAATATTCATAATATTTAAAACTTTTAAATTGTATTTTGTAGATAAATAGTCTTGATAATATGGATTTGTACCGCCAGTAGCAGCGTTGGAAAAAGAGTCTCCAATTGTTAATACATCTATAGATTCATCATGATAAGGAGTTGAGTTGATTAATCTTTTTGGTAATGTATATTCCAGTTTTCTTGGAAATAAAGAGTCTACCTGATAAGACATTCTTCCAATATCTCCAATATACATATCATCTGTTCTTCCAAAAATTTTTGAAGTATAAAGATTCCATACAATAAAGTGAAATGTTACGTATAAAGATATTGGAATCAATATTAAAATAAGAAAATGTTTGACTGATATTTTTTGGTTTAAGTACAAAATTAAATCCTTAAAAATTAAAATACAAA from Sulfurimonas sp. C5 carries:
- a CDS encoding O-antigen ligase family protein: MKILLFLKRHYMQTIHEKVTTLINYFLILYIFLLPFNIHFSTTILNIIVLLYLFSGQIKEKLLFALKHRVFQSILLFFVMYILWSLNSEQIDTMLWKLKTYKYLFYSIIFLTIIQDPFKDKLKNAFLLAIFISEVTSLFMFTDFTIPFIHITGYGKYVPFFYTYSQYSLLIIIAIGLSLYELTTKSSNLKKAPYLILFLISTFTIFILDSKSSYILYFITVFIVLYQSFQINKKIILLFISSVIIINTLAFTYSSTFHKRITNIYKQLHLAINNNEYAGSTGSRIGMNLIGFQLFLQKPFIGHGTQEHIDLAIKTIEDLNVSKQQKDNLLVFRNPMSPGMQTLHNEYLDHLIQFGLVGFFILLNIFYSLYKSRIPDLQWKSLNSILLINFMLYMFVNYFFVLNQLGTIFLVLISLTITTYYNSVQRNIKE
- a CDS encoding glycosyltransferase family 2 protein codes for the protein MSQPLISIAMCTYNGEKYLQEQLDSILDQTYKNLEIIISDDCSTDSTVQIIENYQNIDPRIKLYKNEKNLGFLKNFEKTIALCSGDFIALADQDDIWKQNKLEKFYNELDDNVLIYSDALIMDKDSKETGTQLVRPKSNLCKGRCNKAFFLNNFVSGNTMMFKQELVKYILPIPEQMSYHDIWIGYVASTYGHITYTEEPMTYYRKYEGQVTHQGDIIPTNIFQRLRYKKNLRMKVANIRAKDCESFLSLEILKDEDTIKTLELLLEHYKNFNKIYFNYKLYKILHRYTEELFCSIRESKRSRRAFRTAVGMKLKTLSFFIL